One window of the Paraburkholderia sp. PGU19 genome contains the following:
- a CDS encoding LysR family transcriptional regulator: protein MNQIYAMRVFVRVAETQSFRRAAQQLKVSNALVTRSIATLEAHLHARLINRTTRNLSLTEAGTHYLEGCRGLLEELDHLEGSVAGTEREPGGTLRVVATGALSPQALTQLLDGYRRHYPKVRIRLTLAERMPHLIEDGYDVGLLISGPPASSGAAAETDSVELSFATQRLVPCAAPSYLAARDEPRHPEHMALHSCIATPSEQRGPTVWHFVDSDGDPQPITLEPSYMVNSPLLVRLAAIAGMGVAVLPEPLVADDFATGTLKRIMQGYTVDESQAKVSLVYPRRRHLPAKTRAFVDYTLEHAGCPASALPADAHAIIAHDLHPAAQHAS, encoded by the coding sequence TCAGGCGCGCGGCCCAGCAGCTGAAAGTATCGAATGCACTCGTGACACGCTCGATCGCCACGCTCGAGGCGCACCTGCACGCACGCCTCATCAACCGTACGACGCGCAACCTTTCGCTGACCGAGGCCGGCACGCATTATCTCGAAGGCTGCCGCGGGCTGCTGGAAGAGCTCGATCATCTGGAAGGTTCGGTGGCGGGCACCGAGCGCGAGCCGGGCGGCACGCTGCGTGTCGTCGCGACGGGCGCGCTGTCGCCGCAGGCGCTCACGCAACTGCTCGACGGCTACCGGCGGCATTATCCGAAGGTGCGCATCCGGCTCACGCTCGCCGAGCGCATGCCACATCTGATCGAAGACGGCTACGACGTGGGCCTCCTCATTTCGGGGCCGCCGGCTTCGTCGGGCGCGGCTGCGGAGACGGACAGCGTCGAGCTGTCGTTTGCGACCCAGCGCCTCGTGCCGTGCGCCGCGCCATCCTATCTGGCTGCGCGCGACGAGCCGCGCCATCCCGAGCATATGGCGCTGCATTCGTGCATCGCGACGCCGTCCGAGCAGCGCGGCCCGACCGTCTGGCATTTCGTCGACAGCGACGGCGACCCGCAGCCCATCACGCTGGAGCCGTCGTACATGGTCAATAGCCCACTGCTCGTGCGGCTCGCGGCGATCGCGGGAATGGGCGTCGCCGTACTGCCCGAGCCGCTCGTCGCCGACGACTTCGCAACGGGCACACTGAAGCGCATCATGCAGGGCTATACGGTCGACGAATCGCAGGCCAAGGTGTCGCTCGTCTATCCGCGCCGCCGTCATCTGCCTGCGAAAACGCGCGCGTTCGTCGATTACACGCTCGAGCATGCGGGTTGTCCGGCGTCAGCACTGCCCGCCGACGCGCATGCGATCATCGCGCACGACCTGCATCCCGCCGCGCAGCACGCTTCGTGA
- a CDS encoding crotonase/enoyl-CoA hydratase family protein: MASEQFGEFVRIETAQKNTTAQKQQVALPVDAVATIVIDRPARRNAVDRPTAEALAAAFRRFEANDAWRAAVLTGAGGTFCAGADLTALQDDERRNELHADGSGPGPMGPTRMMFTKPVIAAIAGHAVAGGLELAAMCDLRVVEADAVLGVFCRRVGIPLIDGGTIRLPRLIGQSRALDLILTGRAVTADEALALGLANRVVPKGASRAAAEQLAAELAALPQAALLADRRSVYENSPLDDLPEALRREGAGGYAAVFSQGVAGAAAFAAGAGRHGSALDKKDP, encoded by the coding sequence ATGGCTAGCGAACAGTTCGGCGAATTCGTGCGAATCGAAACTGCACAAAAAAACACAACTGCACAGAAACAGCAAGTTGCGCTCCCAGTCGATGCCGTCGCGACGATCGTTATTGACCGCCCCGCGCGCCGCAACGCCGTTGACCGTCCGACGGCGGAAGCCCTCGCCGCCGCGTTCCGCCGCTTCGAAGCCAACGACGCGTGGCGCGCCGCCGTGCTGACGGGCGCGGGCGGCACGTTCTGCGCTGGCGCGGACCTCACTGCTTTACAAGACGACGAGCGGCGCAACGAATTGCACGCCGACGGCAGCGGCCCCGGCCCGATGGGACCGACGCGGATGATGTTCACCAAGCCCGTGATCGCGGCGATTGCCGGCCATGCGGTGGCGGGCGGCCTGGAACTCGCGGCGATGTGCGATCTGCGCGTGGTCGAAGCGGACGCCGTGCTGGGCGTGTTTTGCCGGCGCGTGGGCATTCCTCTGATCGATGGCGGCACGATCCGGCTGCCGCGTCTGATCGGCCAGTCGCGCGCGCTCGATCTGATCCTGACGGGCCGCGCCGTCACCGCCGACGAAGCGCTCGCGCTCGGCCTTGCCAACCGCGTCGTGCCGAAGGGCGCCTCGCGCGCCGCCGCCGAGCAGCTCGCCGCCGAACTGGCCGCGCTTCCGCAGGCGGCACTGCTGGCGGACCGCCGCTCCGTCTATGAAAACTCGCCGCTCGACGATTTGCCCGAAGCACTGCGCCGCGAAGGCGCGGGCGGCTACGCGGCCGTGTTCTCGCAAGGCGTGGCGGGAGCGGCCGCGTTCGCCGCGGGCGCGGGCCGTCACGGCAGTGCGCTCGACAAAAAAGACCCTTGA
- a CDS encoding MFS transporter: MPLPLLALAVAAFGIGTTEFVIMGLLPDVARDLSVSIPAAGMLVSAYALGVTIGAPIVAIAVANMPRKKALMSLIGIFILGNLLCAIAPGYAVLMAARIVTAFCHGAFFGIGSVVAAGLVAPNRRAQAIALMFTGLTLANVLGVPLGTALGQAVGWRATFWAVTGIGVIAAIALAVCLPSKIEMQKASLVHEFTVLKNPQVLMVLGTSVLASASLFSTFTYITPILEDVTGFTPHAVTMVLLLFGLGLTVGSTIGGKLADWRPVQSLLSFLLAIVAILSVFAMTMHSEIPAMLTIFLWGVLAFAIVPPLQMLIVDRASSAPNLASTLNQGAFNLGNATGAWLGGMAIGAGAPLRSLPWVGVATAAGAVALTWWSVSLDRRLPVAG; the protein is encoded by the coding sequence ATGCCTTTGCCCCTGCTTGCACTTGCCGTTGCCGCGTTTGGAATCGGTACCACCGAGTTCGTCATCATGGGGTTGCTGCCCGATGTCGCGCGCGATCTGAGCGTGTCGATTCCGGCGGCGGGTATGCTCGTGTCGGCGTATGCGCTCGGCGTGACGATTGGCGCGCCGATCGTCGCGATCGCGGTCGCCAACATGCCGCGCAAGAAAGCGCTGATGAGCCTGATCGGCATCTTCATCCTCGGCAACCTGCTGTGCGCAATCGCGCCGGGCTACGCGGTGCTGATGGCCGCGCGCATCGTCACGGCGTTCTGCCACGGCGCGTTTTTCGGCATCGGCTCGGTCGTTGCGGCCGGCCTCGTGGCGCCGAACCGACGCGCGCAGGCCATCGCGCTGATGTTCACGGGCCTCACGCTCGCCAACGTGCTCGGCGTGCCGCTCGGCACGGCGCTCGGCCAGGCCGTCGGCTGGCGCGCGACGTTCTGGGCGGTGACGGGTATCGGCGTGATCGCGGCCATCGCGCTCGCGGTGTGTCTGCCGTCGAAGATCGAGATGCAGAAGGCGAGCCTCGTCCACGAATTCACCGTGCTGAAAAACCCGCAGGTGCTGATGGTGCTCGGCACGAGCGTGCTGGCATCCGCGAGCCTGTTTTCGACCTTCACCTACATCACGCCGATCCTCGAAGACGTGACGGGCTTCACGCCCCATGCGGTGACGATGGTGCTGCTGCTGTTTGGCCTCGGGCTGACGGTGGGCAGCACGATCGGCGGCAAGCTCGCCGACTGGCGCCCGGTGCAGTCGCTGCTGTCGTTCCTGCTCGCGATCGTCGCGATCCTGTCCGTCTTCGCGATGACAATGCACAGCGAAATCCCCGCGATGCTGACCATTTTCCTGTGGGGCGTGCTCGCGTTCGCGATCGTGCCGCCGCTGCAGATGCTGATCGTCGACCGCGCGAGCAGCGCGCCGAACCTGGCTTCGACGCTGAATCAGGGCGCCTTCAACCTCGGCAATGCAACGGGCGCGTGGCTTGGCGGCATGGCGATCGGCGCGGGCGCGCCGCTCAGGTCACTGCCGTGGGTCGGCGTCGCGACGGCGGCGGGCGCGGTGGCGCTGACGTGGTGGTCGGTGTCGCTCGACCGGCGCTTGCCTGTGGCGGGCTGA
- a CDS encoding MFS transporter, which produces MKVVFSRDFLALILSVAVVGLGSGATLPLTALALTQAGYGTDVVGLLTAAQAGGGLLVVPVAGWLAARCGGRQAIIGAVLIVAIVTALMQLTANLFVWAVLRALCGAALMLLFTIGEAWVNQLADDASRGRVVAIYATNFTLFQMAGPVLVSQIARLEHWRFLICGAIFLIALPVLSMIRSAPHASDEHEPHGSWRRVLPQMPALVIGTGFFALFDTIALSLMPLFAMAHGIPSEVAVLFASALLLGDTTMQFPIGWLADRLGRERVHIGCAVLVVVLLPLLPWAVQSPWLCWPLLYVLGAAAGAIYTLSLVACGERFRGVALVSASSLVGASWSIASFGGPLIAGALMKSVGNDAMIGVVLASALAFLAAALWEKRRGVVNAAS; this is translated from the coding sequence ATGAAAGTCGTCTTCTCCCGTGATTTCCTCGCGCTGATCCTGAGCGTGGCCGTGGTCGGCCTCGGCAGCGGCGCGACCCTTCCCCTCACCGCCCTCGCGCTGACGCAAGCGGGCTACGGCACCGATGTCGTCGGGCTGCTGACGGCTGCCCAGGCGGGCGGCGGCCTGCTCGTCGTGCCCGTCGCCGGTTGGCTCGCGGCGCGCTGTGGTGGCCGCCAGGCGATCATCGGCGCGGTGCTGATCGTCGCGATCGTGACCGCGCTGATGCAGCTCACCGCCAATCTGTTCGTCTGGGCCGTGCTGCGCGCGCTGTGCGGCGCGGCGCTGATGCTGCTCTTCACGATCGGCGAAGCGTGGGTCAACCAGCTCGCCGACGATGCATCGCGCGGCCGCGTCGTCGCAATCTACGCGACGAACTTTACGCTGTTCCAGATGGCGGGTCCTGTGCTCGTCAGTCAGATTGCGCGGCTCGAGCACTGGCGCTTTCTGATCTGCGGCGCAATCTTTCTGATCGCGCTGCCCGTGCTATCGATGATCCGCTCGGCGCCGCACGCGTCCGACGAACACGAGCCGCACGGCAGCTGGCGACGCGTATTGCCGCAGATGCCCGCGCTCGTGATCGGCACGGGCTTTTTCGCGCTGTTCGATACGATCGCGCTGTCGTTGATGCCGCTCTTTGCGATGGCGCACGGCATTCCGAGCGAAGTGGCCGTGCTGTTCGCATCCGCGCTGCTGCTCGGCGACACGACCATGCAGTTTCCCATCGGCTGGCTCGCGGACCGGCTCGGGCGTGAGCGCGTGCATATCGGCTGCGCGGTGCTGGTCGTCGTGCTGCTGCCGCTGTTGCCATGGGCCGTGCAATCGCCGTGGCTGTGCTGGCCACTGCTCTATGTGCTCGGCGCGGCGGCGGGTGCGATCTATACGCTGTCGCTCGTCGCGTGTGGCGAGCGCTTTCGCGGCGTGGCGCTGGTGTCGGCGAGTTCACTCGTGGGCGCGTCGTGGAGTATCGCGAGCTTTGGCGGGCCGCTGATTGCGGGCGCGTTGATGAAGAGCGTCGGCAATGACGCGATGATCGGCGTGGTGCTCGCGAGCGCGCTGGCGTTTCTCGCGGCGGCGTTGTGGGAGAAGCGGCGCGGCGTGGTGAACGCGGCGTCGTGA
- the fahA gene encoding fumarylacetoacetase, translating into MNASSDLQATLDASRKSWVESANEPSCDFPIQNLPFGIFSDGLNATRRAGVAIGDCIVDLAALESAGLLTVPSSGEGDSVFVRDALNDFIALGRDTWRSVRIQLSKLLSRDHATLRDDAELRSRALIRQSDATLHLPAQIPGYTDFYSSKEHATNVGSMFRDPKNALLPNWLEIPIGYNGRASSVVVSGTPVRRPNGQLKLPDQERPVFGACRKLDIELETGFIVGRGNALGESIACGEAEDHIFGMVLLNDWSARDIQQWEYVPLGPFNSKGFATTISPWIVTLDALEPFRVAQPAQDPQPLEYLRHAGEHAFDISLEVLLKPHDAKEATTIARTNFRHMYWTMAQQLAHHTVSGCNTRVGDLMGSGTISGPTDDSFGSLLELTWNGKNPLQLNDGGTRGFIEDGDELTLAGWCQGDGYRVGFGTCVGEILPAHK; encoded by the coding sequence ATGAACGCATCGAGCGATCTTCAGGCGACCCTCGACGCGTCGCGCAAAAGTTGGGTCGAGTCGGCGAACGAGCCGTCCTGCGACTTCCCGATCCAGAACCTGCCGTTCGGCATTTTCAGCGACGGGCTGAATGCGACGCGCCGCGCCGGAGTGGCGATCGGCGACTGCATCGTCGATCTGGCCGCGCTAGAAAGCGCGGGCCTGCTGACGGTGCCGTCGTCGGGCGAGGGTGATAGCGTGTTCGTGCGCGACGCGCTGAACGATTTCATCGCGCTTGGCCGCGACACCTGGCGCAGTGTGCGCATCCAGTTGAGCAAGCTGCTGTCGCGCGATCACGCGACGCTGCGCGATGACGCCGAACTGCGCAGCCGCGCGCTGATCCGTCAGTCCGACGCGACGCTGCATCTGCCAGCGCAGATTCCGGGCTATACGGATTTCTATTCGTCGAAGGAACACGCGACGAACGTCGGCTCGATGTTCCGCGATCCGAAGAACGCATTGCTGCCGAACTGGCTGGAGATTCCGATCGGGTACAACGGCCGTGCGTCGTCGGTGGTAGTGAGCGGCACGCCCGTGCGCCGCCCGAACGGCCAGTTGAAGCTGCCCGATCAGGAGCGCCCCGTGTTCGGCGCGTGTCGCAAGCTCGACATCGAACTGGAGACGGGCTTTATCGTCGGTCGTGGCAATGCGCTTGGCGAGTCCATCGCATGCGGTGAAGCGGAAGATCACATCTTCGGCATGGTGCTGCTGAACGACTGGAGCGCGCGCGATATCCAGCAGTGGGAATACGTGCCGCTCGGCCCGTTCAACTCCAAGGGTTTCGCGACGACCATCTCGCCGTGGATCGTCACGCTCGACGCGCTCGAACCGTTCCGCGTCGCGCAGCCCGCGCAGGATCCGCAGCCGCTCGAGTATCTGCGCCACGCCGGCGAGCACGCCTTCGACATTTCGCTCGAAGTGCTGCTCAAGCCGCACGACGCAAAAGAAGCGACGACCATTGCGCGCACCAACTTCCGTCACATGTACTGGACGATGGCGCAGCAACTCGCGCATCACACGGTGTCGGGCTGCAATACGCGTGTCGGCGATCTGATGGGTTCGGGCACGATCAGCGGACCCACCGATGATTCGTTTGGCAGCCTGCTGGAACTGACCTGGAACGGCAAGAATCCGCTGCAACTGAACGACGGCGGCACGCGCGGGTTCATCGAAGACGGCGACGAACTGACGCTCGCGGGATGGTGCCAGGGTGATGGCTATCGCGTCGGCTTTGGTACTTGCGTCGGTGAGATTCTTCCGGCGCATAAGTAA
- the hmgA gene encoding homogentisate 1,2-dioxygenase yields MESSTRREIQPGYQSGFANEFATEALPGALPQGRNSPQRAPYGLYAEQLSGTAFTAPRGHNRRSWLYRIRPAAVHQPFTALPSHRLVANFADVPPTPPNQLRWDPLPMPTEPTDFIDGWVTMAGNGAAEAMNGCAIHVYAANQSMQDRYFYNADGELLIVPQAGRLAIFTEMGELDVEPFEIAVIPRGVRFSVALPDGRASGYICENFGAQLRLPDLGPIGSNGLANPRDFLTPHAAYEDREGDFELVAKLNGHLWRADIDHSPLDVVAWHGNYAPYKYDLRHFNTIGSISYDHPDPSIFLVLQSQSDTPGVDSIDFVIFPPRWLAAEDTFRPPWFHRNVASEFMGLVHGAYDAKAEGFMPGGASLHNCMSGHGPDADTFEKASNIDTSKPNKVDNTMAFMFETRTLIKPTRFALETAQLQAHYYECWQGLKKHFNPEQR; encoded by the coding sequence ATGGAATCATCCACACGACGCGAAATCCAGCCGGGCTATCAGTCCGGCTTCGCCAACGAATTCGCTACGGAAGCCTTGCCCGGCGCGCTGCCGCAAGGCCGCAACTCGCCGCAGCGCGCGCCTTATGGCCTGTACGCGGAGCAGCTGTCGGGCACCGCGTTCACGGCGCCGCGCGGCCACAACCGCCGCTCGTGGCTGTATCGCATTCGTCCCGCCGCCGTGCATCAGCCGTTCACGGCGCTGCCGTCGCACCGGCTCGTCGCCAATTTCGCCGACGTGCCGCCCACGCCGCCCAACCAGCTGCGCTGGGACCCGCTGCCGATGCCGACCGAGCCGACCGATTTCATCGACGGCTGGGTGACGATGGCGGGCAACGGCGCAGCGGAAGCGATGAACGGGTGCGCGATCCACGTGTACGCGGCTAACCAGTCGATGCAGGACCGCTACTTCTACAACGCCGACGGCGAACTGCTGATCGTGCCGCAAGCGGGGCGTCTCGCCATCTTCACGGAGATGGGCGAGCTCGACGTCGAGCCGTTCGAGATCGCGGTGATTCCGCGCGGCGTGCGTTTTTCGGTGGCGCTGCCGGACGGCCGCGCGAGCGGCTATATCTGCGAGAACTTCGGCGCGCAGTTGCGCCTGCCCGACCTCGGTCCGATCGGCTCGAACGGCCTCGCGAATCCGCGCGATTTCCTTACGCCGCACGCCGCGTATGAAGACCGCGAAGGCGACTTCGAGCTGGTCGCGAAGCTGAACGGCCACCTGTGGCGCGCGGACATCGATCATTCGCCGCTCGACGTGGTCGCGTGGCACGGCAACTACGCGCCCTACAAATACGATCTGCGCCACTTCAATACGATCGGCTCGATCAGCTACGACCACCCGGACCCGTCGATCTTCCTCGTGCTGCAATCGCAAAGCGACACGCCGGGCGTCGATTCGATCGACTTCGTGATCTTCCCGCCGCGCTGGCTGGCCGCCGAAGATACGTTCCGCCCGCCGTGGTTCCATCGCAACGTAGCAAGCGAGTTCATGGGCCTTGTGCACGGCGCGTACGACGCGAAAGCGGAAGGCTTCATGCCGGGCGGCGCGAGCCTGCACAACTGCATGTCGGGCCACGGCCCGGACGCCGACACGTTCGAGAAGGCCTCGAACATCGACACCAGCAAGCCGAACAAGGTCGACAACACGATGGCCTTCATGTTCGAGACGCGCACGCTGATCAAGCCGACCCGCTTCGCGCTCGAAACGGCGCAGCTTCAGGCGCATTACTACGAGTGCTGGCAAGGTCTCAAGAAACACTTCAATCCGGAGCAACGATGA
- a CDS encoding MFS transporter, with product MSESHRSADVIEVERALADAHRPAFQLMLLVLCGLCLVIDGFDAQAMGYVAPSVIGEWHVSKAALGPVFSASLFGMLLGALGLSVLADRIGRRPVLIGSTFFFALSMLATPFVSTISALIALRFITGLGLGCIMPNAMALVGEFSTPAHRVKRMMLVSCGFTLGAAIGGFISAALIPAYGWRAVFWVGGAVPLVLALAMLAALPESLQFLVLKGRDERARQWLAKFDTALRVGPATRLVVQEKAGGGAPVAELFRAGRAPVTLILWGISFMNLIDLYFLSNWLPTVMRDAGYSPSTAVIVGTVLQTGGVVGTLLLGWFIERFGFVRALFACFALGALSVGAIGAVSHALAWLLVVVFAGGFCIVGGQPAVNALAGHFYPTTLRSTGIGWSLGIGRIGSVIGPLVGGQLIALNWSNAQLFHAAALPVLCSASLVLTLAAATRGRGGLAKAQTA from the coding sequence ATGAGCGAATCCCACCGTTCTGCCGATGTGATCGAGGTCGAGCGCGCATTGGCCGATGCGCATCGGCCGGCTTTTCAGCTGATGCTGCTCGTGCTGTGCGGGCTGTGCCTCGTCATCGACGGCTTCGATGCGCAAGCCATGGGTTATGTCGCGCCGAGCGTGATCGGCGAATGGCATGTATCGAAGGCCGCGCTCGGGCCGGTGTTCAGCGCGAGCCTGTTCGGCATGCTGCTGGGCGCGCTCGGGCTGTCGGTGCTGGCCGACCGGATCGGACGGCGCCCGGTGCTGATCGGCTCGACGTTCTTCTTCGCGCTGTCGATGCTCGCGACGCCGTTCGTCTCGACCATTTCCGCGCTGATCGCGCTGCGCTTCATCACGGGGCTGGGCCTCGGCTGCATCATGCCGAATGCGATGGCGCTGGTCGGCGAGTTTTCGACGCCCGCGCACCGCGTTAAACGGATGATGCTGGTGTCGTGCGGCTTCACGCTCGGCGCGGCCATCGGCGGCTTCATCAGCGCGGCGCTGATTCCCGCGTACGGCTGGCGCGCGGTATTCTGGGTCGGCGGCGCGGTGCCGCTCGTGCTCGCCCTCGCGATGCTCGCCGCGCTGCCCGAGTCGCTGCAATTTCTCGTGCTGAAGGGACGCGATGAACGCGCGCGGCAGTGGCTGGCGAAGTTCGATACAGCGCTTCGCGTCGGTCCCGCCACGCGCCTCGTCGTACAGGAAAAAGCCGGCGGCGGCGCGCCCGTGGCCGAGCTGTTCCGCGCGGGGCGTGCGCCCGTCACGCTGATCCTCTGGGGCATCAGCTTCATGAACCTGATCGACCTGTACTTCCTGTCGAACTGGCTGCCGACCGTGATGCGCGACGCCGGCTATTCGCCGTCCACAGCCGTCATCGTCGGCACCGTGCTGCAGACGGGCGGCGTGGTCGGCACGCTGCTGCTCGGCTGGTTCATCGAACGTTTCGGCTTTGTGCGCGCGCTGTTCGCGTGCTTCGCACTCGGCGCGCTGAGCGTCGGCGCGATCGGCGCGGTGTCGCATGCGCTCGCGTGGCTGCTGGTTGTCGTCTTCGCGGGCGGCTTCTGCATCGTCGGCGGACAGCCGGCCGTCAATGCGCTCGCCGGACACTTCTATCCCACCACGCTGCGCTCGACGGGCATCGGCTGGAGTCTCGGCATCGGCCGGATCGGCTCGGTGATCGGGCCGCTGGTCGGCGGCCAATTGATTGCGCTGAACTGGAGCAACGCCCAGCTGTTTCACGCTGCCGCCTTGCCCGTGCTGTGTTCCGCATCGCTGGTGCTGACGCTCGCCGCCGCCACGCGTGGGCGCGGCGGCCTGGCCAAAGCGCAGACTGCTTGA
- a CDS encoding EAL domain-containing protein: MIPLTIPELVDRASTHPFLGEHLRMGTGPRSGEAIATYGDVELGSSYEPIFDISVHALAQSLSSSPDSADRFGDELGVQAVTQLADGTPLDSFDPFDHVPDDQQLVALDRMSRAMHAVNFFGPQRHGLLFLRVHERLLKSVRYDHGRHFSAVLMSFGLNPSRVVIELPSAAVAHKTFLGYLTKSYQHYGFKVAGNLPNAGQILSVSDMARLDFIKMDAASALRDSMVKPLVSYANRLKIPLIFNRVATEAQFDLLQQYDVRFVQGPLFVVHANRAA, from the coding sequence ATGATCCCGCTGACCATTCCCGAACTCGTCGACCGCGCTTCCACTCACCCGTTTCTCGGCGAGCATCTGAGAATGGGCACAGGCCCACGCAGCGGCGAAGCCATCGCGACCTACGGCGACGTCGAACTCGGCAGCAGCTACGAGCCGATCTTCGACATCTCGGTGCATGCGCTCGCGCAGTCGCTGTCGTCTTCGCCCGATAGCGCGGACCGTTTCGGCGACGAACTCGGGGTCCAGGCCGTCACGCAACTGGCCGACGGCACGCCGCTCGACAGCTTCGACCCGTTCGACCACGTGCCCGACGACCAGCAGCTGGTCGCGCTGGACCGGATGTCGCGCGCGATGCACGCCGTCAACTTCTTCGGTCCGCAGCGGCACGGTCTGCTGTTTCTGCGCGTGCACGAGCGGCTGCTGAAAAGCGTGCGCTATGACCACGGCCGGCATTTCTCGGCTGTGCTGATGTCGTTTGGGTTAAATCCGTCGCGAGTCGTGATCGAGCTGCCGTCTGCGGCGGTCGCGCATAAGACGTTTCTTGGTTATCTGACCAAGAGTTACCAGCACTATGGATTCAAGGTCGCCGGCAATCTGCCGAACGCGGGGCAGATCCTGTCCGTGTCGGACATGGCGAGACTGGACTTCATCAAGATGGATGCCGCTTCGGCGTTGCGCGATTCGATGGTGAAACCGCTGGTCAGCTATGCGAATCGGCTAAAAATTCCGTTGATCTTCAATCGCGTGGCGACTGAAGCGCAGTTCGATCTGTTGCAACAATACGATGTGCGGTTCGTGCAGGGGCCATTGTTCGTCGTGCACGCGAACCGGGCGGCCTAA
- a CDS encoding IclR family transcriptional regulator translates to MSKPASITSPTSASTRASDPVDERKFVVALARGLDLLRAFRPGETLLGNRDFVERTGLPKATVNRLAYTLTVLGYLRFDEALGKYALDAGVLSLGFALLSGTDTLELARPHMRDFAREVGAAVSLGCRDGLDMIYLETIRSETALTLGLASGSKLSMLTSSMGRAYLAVQSGDARAALLAELQRAAGDEGAQLVAQAREEIDRFAREGCCYSFRDWHDDVNAVAVPFSDPRDGRLLVLSCSGPASSMGESVFREVVAPRLRALARRLGPAPEQP, encoded by the coding sequence ATGTCGAAACCTGCATCCATAACATCCCCAACGTCCGCTTCGACGCGTGCGTCCGATCCCGTCGACGAACGCAAATTCGTCGTCGCGCTGGCGCGCGGCCTCGATCTGTTGCGCGCGTTCCGTCCGGGCGAGACGCTGCTGGGCAATCGCGACTTCGTCGAGCGCACGGGTTTGCCGAAAGCGACGGTGAACCGGCTTGCGTACACGCTGACGGTGCTCGGCTATCTGCGCTTCGACGAGGCGCTCGGCAAGTACGCACTCGATGCTGGCGTGCTGTCGCTCGGTTTCGCGCTGCTGTCGGGCACCGATACGCTCGAGCTCGCGCGTCCGCACATGCGCGACTTCGCGCGCGAGGTCGGCGCGGCCGTGTCGCTCGGTTGCCGGGACGGTCTGGACATGATCTACCTGGAGACGATCCGCAGCGAGACGGCGCTCACGCTCGGGCTCGCATCCGGTTCGAAGCTGTCGATGCTGACGAGTTCAATGGGCCGCGCGTATCTCGCCGTGCAGTCGGGCGACGCGCGCGCCGCGCTTCTGGCCGAACTGCAGCGCGCAGCGGGCGACGAAGGCGCGCAACTGGTCGCCCAGGCGCGAGAGGAAATCGACAGGTTCGCGCGAGAGGGCTGCTGCTATTCGTTTCGCGACTGGCACGACGACGTGAACGCCGTGGCCGTGCCGTTCAGCGACCCGCGCGACGGGCGGCTGCTGGTGCTGAGCTGTAGCGGCCCGGCGTCGTCGATGGGGGAGAGCGTGTTCCGGGAGGTGGTCGCGCCGCGTCTGAGAGCATTGGCGCGCCGTTTGGGGCCGGCCCCGGAACAACCTTAG